In Myxococcus stipitatus, the following are encoded in one genomic region:
- a CDS encoding universal stress protein, which produces MAIVCASPVGARESREVEVAAALAARLGEPLLLVSVMDGEPLSDTTRIEAQRELESRASRLELPPGRVECRVRSDMEVVLAEEECRRSRWIVAASEGWRTSAWRRASLPERLARRGCGPVLVVRRADALVDWMRGRRRLLVLVGVDPLSPTADAAVVFLRELRRVGPCDVLATYVFSPLEERERLGIHTPVHVDVLEPGARDMEALDPAVETVLLREAREQVGDLLGEGRVEVVLEPGYGRPADHLLHVALTRGADLVVVGMRSQGPVKRLWHGSVSAGVLRHAEQAVVCVPDVLNEPRHALPPRSVLVPVDFSDSSLRAISQARSLVGPGGRVHLLHVHRRRLSDTGFQDHYGVLPMPTREQEAMLRRLWGLVPRDESARTLRWSVEGVSGEDIALAICQATEREGVDLVCVGTPGGPSREPDALPGAVTKELVARCRRPVMVVPGA; this is translated from the coding sequence ATGGCCATTGTCTGTGCGAGCCCGGTGGGAGCGCGGGAGTCCCGGGAGGTGGAGGTCGCCGCGGCGCTGGCGGCCCGGCTGGGCGAGCCGCTGCTGCTGGTGAGCGTCATGGACGGCGAGCCCCTCTCCGACACCACGCGCATCGAGGCGCAGCGGGAGCTGGAGTCGCGGGCGTCCCGGTTGGAGTTGCCCCCCGGGCGCGTGGAGTGCCGGGTGCGCTCCGACATGGAGGTGGTGCTGGCGGAGGAGGAGTGCCGGCGCTCCCGGTGGATTGTCGCGGCGTCGGAGGGGTGGCGCACGTCGGCGTGGCGGCGGGCCTCGCTGCCGGAGCGGCTGGCGCGGCGAGGGTGTGGCCCGGTGCTGGTGGTGCGCCGCGCGGACGCGCTGGTGGACTGGATGCGCGGACGGCGGCGGCTCCTGGTGCTGGTGGGGGTGGACCCGTTGTCCCCCACGGCCGACGCGGCGGTGGTGTTCCTGCGCGAGCTGCGCCGGGTGGGGCCGTGCGACGTGCTGGCCACGTATGTGTTCTCTCCGCTGGAGGAGCGCGAGCGGCTGGGCATCCACACGCCGGTCCACGTCGACGTGCTGGAGCCCGGCGCGCGCGACATGGAGGCGCTGGACCCCGCGGTGGAGACGGTGCTGCTGCGCGAGGCGCGTGAGCAGGTGGGGGACCTGTTGGGCGAGGGCCGCGTGGAGGTGGTGCTGGAGCCGGGCTATGGAAGGCCCGCGGACCACCTGCTGCACGTGGCGCTCACGCGAGGCGCGGACCTGGTGGTGGTGGGCATGCGCTCGCAGGGGCCGGTGAAGCGGCTGTGGCATGGTTCGGTGTCGGCCGGGGTGCTGCGGCACGCGGAGCAGGCGGTGGTGTGTGTGCCGGACGTGTTGAATGAGCCTCGCCACGCGTTGCCTCCGCGCAGCGTGCTGGTGCCGGTGGACTTCTCCGACTCGAGCCTGCGAGCCATCTCCCAGGCGCGCTCGCTGGTGGGGCCGGGCGGGCGGGTGCACCTGCTGCATGTGCACCGCAGGCGGCTGAGCGACACGGGGTTCCAGGACCACTACGGCGTCCTGCCCATGCCCACCCGGGAGCAGGAGGCGATGTTGCGGCGGCTGTGGGGGCTGGTGCCTCGGGATGAGAGCGCCCGGACGTTGCGGTGGAGCGTGGAGGGGGTCTCCGGAGAGGACATCGCGTTGGCCATCTGCCAGGCCACCGAGCGCGAGGGGGTGGACCTGGTGTGTGTGGGCACCCCGGGAGGCCCGTCGAGAGAGCCGGATGCGTTGCCTGGGGCGGTGACGAAGGAGCTGGTGGCGCGGTGCCGGCGGCCGGTGATGGTGGTCCCCGGGGCGTGA
- a CDS encoding Fis family transcriptional regulator, which translates to MTLSGYREEELVCNRASLIIHGGTEEERRSWAQEAARNFDVDLVEVKQVADLAHALRQRNGVLFIPDAAKLGREAQGHILRCLQMQEERPKVVVGVSGAADAALARGTLREDLHYRLHQAQVDLQKDGLRELLRRRWAQQAEQLAQKAAAVKAAEEKARADAEARRPGTVTRTLPKTRKTVSSARKPAARNAAPR; encoded by the coding sequence GTGACGCTCAGCGGTTACCGAGAAGAAGAGCTCGTCTGCAATCGTGCCTCGCTCATCATCCATGGTGGCACGGAGGAGGAGCGCCGTTCCTGGGCCCAGGAAGCCGCGCGCAACTTCGATGTGGACCTGGTGGAGGTGAAGCAGGTGGCGGACCTGGCCCATGCGCTTCGACAGCGCAACGGCGTGCTGTTCATCCCCGACGCCGCCAAGCTGGGCCGGGAGGCGCAAGGGCACATCCTGCGCTGCCTGCAGATGCAGGAGGAGCGGCCCAAGGTCGTGGTGGGGGTGTCGGGTGCCGCGGACGCGGCGCTCGCGCGGGGCACGCTGCGCGAGGACCTGCACTACCGGCTGCACCAGGCGCAGGTGGACCTCCAGAAGGACGGCTTGCGGGAGCTGCTCCGGCGGCGCTGGGCGCAACAGGCGGAGCAGCTCGCGCAGAAGGCCGCCGCCGTGAAGGCCGCGGAGGAGAAGGCCCGCGCCGATGCGGAGGCCCGCCGTCCGGGGACGGTGACACGCACGCTGCCCAAGACGCGCAAGACGGTGTCGAGCGCGCGCAAGCCCGCGGCACGCAACGCGGCGCCTCGCTGA
- a CDS encoding type II secretion system protein GspG, protein MTSSPEASPPPSRRSPILWVGLVFALALVCAVLVGALTRSRAVYSDRIHRDFVVLEEALTRYQADGHTLPEDADLEVLLVPKYLSVLPLDPWGRPYRYTSNGQQVFIATLGQSDDRGGHDEEQDHTNHDGHPAPPPEK, encoded by the coding sequence ATGACTTCGTCCCCGGAAGCCTCGCCGCCCCCCTCTCGCCGCTCGCCCATCTTGTGGGTGGGGCTGGTGTTCGCCCTCGCGCTGGTGTGCGCGGTGCTGGTGGGGGCGCTGACGCGCTCGCGGGCGGTGTACTCGGACCGCATCCATCGCGACTTCGTGGTGCTGGAGGAGGCGCTGACGCGCTACCAGGCGGACGGCCACACGCTGCCCGAGGATGCGGACCTGGAAGTGCTCCTGGTGCCCAAGTACCTGTCCGTGTTGCCGCTGGACCCGTGGGGCCGGCCGTACCGCTACACCAGCAACGGGCAGCAGGTGTTCATCGCGACGTTGGGACAGAGCGACGACCGGGGCGGGCACGACGAGGAGCAGGACCACACCAACCACGACGGGCATCCGGCGCCTCCCCCGGAGAAGTAG
- a CDS encoding O-acetyl-ADP-ribose deacetylase codes for MRLELIRGDITRVDVDAIVNAANSALLGGGGVDGAIHRAAGPELLAECRQLRGCPTGQARLTRGYRLPARHVIHTVGPVWRGGSEREAATLARCYQSVFALVEQQGFRTVAFPSISTGVYRFPIERAARIALGEIRKALEGMPSLEKVTVVLFSDADLETYQRVLLEGAGSSGDGNV; via the coding sequence ATGAGGCTGGAGCTGATTCGAGGCGACATCACCCGGGTCGACGTGGACGCCATCGTCAACGCGGCGAACTCGGCGTTGCTGGGGGGTGGAGGCGTGGATGGCGCCATCCACCGAGCGGCGGGGCCGGAGCTGCTGGCCGAGTGCCGTCAGTTGCGAGGCTGTCCCACGGGCCAGGCGCGGCTCACGCGGGGGTACCGGTTGCCCGCACGTCACGTCATCCACACGGTGGGGCCCGTCTGGAGGGGTGGTTCCGAGCGGGAAGCCGCCACTCTCGCTCGCTGCTACCAGAGTGTCTTCGCGCTGGTGGAGCAGCAGGGGTTCCGGACGGTGGCGTTTCCCTCCATCTCGACGGGGGTGTACCGGTTCCCCATCGAGCGGGCCGCGCGCATCGCCCTGGGGGAAATACGGAAGGCCTTGGAGGGGATGCCTTCGCTGGAGAAGGTGACAGTGGTGCTCTTCTCGGACGCGGACCTGGAGACCTACCAGCGCGTGCTGTTGGAGGGGGCGGGAAGTTCCGGGGACGGGAATGTGTGA
- a CDS encoding SCO family protein, which produces MSAESSVALPPARLTQRPGFWAGIAVIALGISAAAGFSLLRTNSEPLPQLGALPDFSFTRQDGQPFGSAQLRGHPFIANFIFTRCPTVCPAFTRKMAHVQQSTDSHGTGLRLVSFSVDPKYDTPERLAEYGQLHGANFTRWSFLTGDYDILKDTIVQGFKVSMGREAGADENDLLSIFHGTHFVLVDSKGQIRGYYDSADSDSTDRLLGDVKRLVREEG; this is translated from the coding sequence ATGTCCGCTGAGTCCTCCGTCGCGCTCCCCCCCGCTCGCCTCACGCAACGCCCCGGCTTCTGGGCCGGCATCGCCGTCATCGCGCTGGGCATCTCCGCGGCGGCTGGGTTCTCCCTCCTGCGCACGAACAGCGAGCCCCTGCCCCAGCTCGGCGCGCTCCCGGACTTCTCCTTCACCCGGCAGGATGGCCAGCCCTTCGGCAGCGCTCAGCTTCGCGGGCATCCCTTCATCGCCAACTTCATCTTCACCCGTTGCCCCACCGTCTGCCCGGCCTTCACCCGGAAGATGGCGCACGTGCAGCAGAGCACCGACTCGCACGGCACCGGCCTCCGGCTCGTGTCCTTCTCCGTCGACCCGAAGTACGACACGCCCGAGCGGCTCGCGGAGTACGGGCAACTCCACGGCGCCAACTTCACCCGCTGGAGCTTCCTCACTGGGGACTACGACATCCTCAAGGACACCATCGTCCAGGGCTTCAAGGTCAGCATGGGGCGCGAGGCCGGCGCCGATGAGAATGACCTGCTCTCCATCTTCCACGGGACCCACTTCGTCCTCGTGGACTCCAAGGGACAGATTCGCGGCTACTACGACAGCGCCGACAGCGACTCGACGGATCGCCTCCTGGGGGATGTGAAGCGGCTCGTTCGCGAAGAGGGTTGA